The following coding sequences lie in one Longimicrobium sp. genomic window:
- a CDS encoding cation:dicarboxylase symporter family transporter — translation MLKLFRRVSLTQWILIGMAVGVVIGLLFPEGQAGFHASSLKPLSTIFLRMIKSIVAPIIFATLVIGIAGHGDDMKRVGRLALKSIIYFEVVTTVALFIGLAAVNLTKPGVGITLAAPAEQGRDLAATGQNLSIGSFLEHIVPQNFVEAASKNEVLQVVFWSILFAVALSQVRGRPKEVMLGFCEALAEIMFKFTAIIMRYAPIGIGAAIAVTVGHSGASVLVNLAKLILTLYGALAVFILLVLLPVALLARVPIRKFLQAVKQPALIAFSTTSSEAALPRAMQAMEAIGVPRRIVAFVMPTGYSFNLDGTTLYLSLASVFVAQAAGVHLSLGEQLIMMLTLMITSKGVAAVPRASLVILSGTLATFGLPLEGVAVILGVDELMDMARTTVNLVGNCLATVVMARWEGEFDPDAAVIPPEEAPESLGIDQEPGVGRIPDHRPLGESA, via the coding sequence ATGCTGAAGCTCTTCCGCCGCGTCTCGCTCACCCAGTGGATCCTGATCGGCATGGCCGTGGGCGTGGTGATCGGCCTGCTCTTCCCGGAGGGGCAGGCGGGGTTCCACGCCAGCTCGCTCAAGCCGCTCTCCACGATCTTCCTGCGCATGATCAAGTCGATCGTGGCGCCGATCATCTTCGCCACGCTGGTGATCGGGATCGCGGGGCACGGCGACGACATGAAGCGCGTGGGGCGGCTGGCGCTCAAGTCGATCATCTACTTCGAGGTGGTCACCACCGTCGCGCTGTTCATCGGGCTGGCGGCGGTGAACCTGACCAAGCCGGGGGTGGGGATCACGCTGGCCGCGCCGGCCGAGCAGGGGCGCGACCTGGCGGCCACGGGGCAGAACCTCTCCATCGGCTCGTTCCTGGAGCACATCGTCCCGCAGAACTTCGTGGAGGCGGCCTCGAAGAACGAGGTGCTGCAGGTCGTCTTCTGGTCGATCCTGTTCGCGGTGGCGCTGTCGCAGGTGCGCGGGCGGCCCAAGGAGGTGATGCTCGGCTTCTGCGAGGCGCTGGCGGAGATCATGTTCAAGTTCACCGCCATCATCATGCGCTACGCCCCGATCGGCATCGGCGCGGCGATCGCGGTGACGGTGGGGCACAGCGGCGCCAGCGTGCTGGTGAACCTGGCCAAGCTGATCCTGACGCTGTACGGCGCGCTGGCCGTCTTCATCCTGCTGGTGCTGCTGCCGGTGGCGCTCCTGGCGCGGGTGCCGATCCGCAAGTTCCTGCAGGCGGTGAAGCAGCCGGCGCTGATCGCCTTCTCCACCACCAGCTCCGAGGCCGCGCTCCCCCGCGCCATGCAGGCGATGGAGGCGATCGGGGTGCCGCGCCGCATCGTGGCGTTCGTGATGCCCACCGGGTACTCGTTCAACCTGGACGGGACCACGCTCTACCTCTCCCTGGCCTCGGTGTTCGTGGCGCAGGCGGCGGGGGTGCACCTCTCGCTGGGCGAGCAGCTCATCATGATGCTGACGCTCATGATCACCTCGAAGGGGGTGGCGGCGGTGCCGCGCGCCTCGCTGGTGATCCTGTCGGGGACGCTGGCCACCTTCGGGCTGCCGCTGGAGGGGGTGGCGGTGATCCTGGGGGTGGACGAGCTGATGGACATGGCGCGCACCACGGTGAACCTGGTGGGGAACTGCCTGGCCACGGTGGTGATGGCGCGCTGGGAGGGTGAGTTCGACCCCGACGCGGCGGTGATCCCGCCCGAGGAGGCGCCGGAGAGCCTGGGGATCGACCAGGAGCCCGGCGTCGGCCGCATCCCCGACCACCGGCCGCTCGGGGAGAGTGCGTAG
- a CDS encoding amino acid permease gives MSQLFRRKPIAELLVEGDHPNALKRALGAGDLVMLAIGAVIGAGIFSSIGTAAAGEVLPNGEVVRYGAGPALVISFLLLGAVCGLAALCYAELASMIPQAGSAYAYSYATLGELVAWIIGWDLILEYAVGNVAVAVAWSGYFNSLLSGFGIHLPDFLTHGYRAVIKSSDPAVHGLLDTAPRVFGMPLLVNLPAFAIVMLITWLLMLGVRESARANNIMVVVKLLVLTLFVVVGALNVNMDNFTPFAPNGWRGIHQGAAIVFFAYIGFDAISTAAEETKNPQRNLPIGILGGLGICTVIYIIVGIVATGLVPYQQLKGADPLAQALEVAGLKTAGWIVAFGAVVSLTAVLLVFQYGQPRIFFAMARDGLLPPWAAKVHGKYRTPYVTTLLTGIAVAVGALFADENEIYDLTNIGTLSAFAIVCIGVLALRVLEPERPRPFRVPAVWLVGLVGAAACLYTMAGLPKTAWERFGIWLAIGLVLYFVYGYRKSTLRGRPGAPPAPAGFPPGPTGPAGPAE, from the coding sequence ATGTCCCAACTCTTCCGCAGGAAGCCGATCGCCGAGCTGCTGGTGGAGGGCGATCACCCCAACGCCCTGAAGCGCGCCTTGGGCGCGGGCGACCTGGTCATGCTCGCCATCGGCGCGGTGATCGGGGCGGGGATCTTCTCCTCGATCGGCACCGCCGCGGCGGGCGAGGTGCTCCCGAACGGCGAGGTGGTGCGCTACGGCGCGGGGCCGGCGCTGGTGATCTCGTTCCTGCTGCTGGGCGCGGTGTGCGGGCTGGCGGCGCTCTGCTACGCGGAGCTGGCCTCGATGATCCCGCAGGCGGGGAGCGCCTACGCCTACTCGTACGCCACGCTCGGCGAGCTGGTGGCCTGGATCATCGGCTGGGACCTGATCCTGGAGTACGCGGTGGGGAACGTGGCCGTGGCGGTGGCGTGGAGCGGCTACTTCAACTCGCTCCTCTCCGGCTTCGGGATCCACCTGCCGGACTTCCTCACGCACGGCTACCGCGCGGTGATCAAGAGCTCGGACCCCGCCGTGCACGGGCTGCTGGACACGGCGCCGCGGGTGTTCGGGATGCCGCTGCTGGTGAACCTCCCCGCCTTCGCCATCGTGATGCTCATCACCTGGCTGCTGATGCTGGGGGTGCGCGAGAGCGCCCGCGCCAACAACATCATGGTGGTGGTGAAGCTGCTGGTGCTCACCCTGTTCGTGGTGGTGGGCGCCCTGAACGTGAACATGGACAACTTCACCCCGTTCGCGCCCAACGGCTGGCGGGGGATCCACCAGGGCGCGGCGATCGTCTTCTTCGCCTACATCGGCTTCGACGCCATCTCCACGGCGGCCGAGGAGACGAAGAACCCGCAGCGCAACCTCCCGATCGGCATCCTGGGCGGGCTGGGGATCTGCACGGTCATCTACATCATCGTGGGCATCGTGGCCACGGGGCTCGTCCCCTACCAGCAGCTCAAGGGCGCCGACCCGCTGGCGCAGGCGCTGGAGGTGGCGGGGCTGAAGACGGCGGGGTGGATCGTGGCCTTCGGCGCGGTGGTGTCGCTCACGGCGGTGCTGCTGGTGTTCCAGTACGGGCAGCCGCGCATCTTCTTCGCCATGGCGCGCGACGGGCTGCTGCCGCCCTGGGCCGCGAAGGTGCACGGCAAATACCGCACGCCGTACGTCACCACGCTCCTCACCGGGATCGCCGTGGCGGTGGGGGCGCTCTTCGCCGACGAGAACGAGATCTACGACCTCACCAACATCGGCACGCTCTCGGCGTTCGCCATCGTCTGCATCGGGGTGCTGGCGCTCCGGGTGCTGGAGCCGGAGCGGCCGCGCCCGTTCCGCGTGCCGGCGGTGTGGCTGGTGGGCTTGGTGGGGGCGGCGGCGTGCCTCTACACCATGGCCGGCCTGCCGAAGACGGCCTGGGAGCGCTTCGGCATCTGGCTGGCGATCGGCCTGGTGCTCTACTTCGTCTACGGCTACCGCAAGAGCACCCTGCGCGGCCGGCCCGGCGCCCCGCCCGCGCCGGCGGGCTTCCCGCCCGGTCCGACCGGTCCGGCGGGTCCGGCGGAGTAG
- a CDS encoding TerC family protein, with protein sequence MHGHVLPWVAFIGFVLVMLAIDLGVFNRKAHEIKLHEAARWSVITVVLAMLFAAGIATRTLPWDIVGGHRDALAFVTGYIIELALSVDNIFVFVLLFSYFKVPPKYQHRVLFWGVLGALVMRGAMIGAGALLIDRFHWIIYVFGAFLVFTGIRMATQDEMDIEPESNPALKLIRRFLPVTNQYHGQHFFTREKIGDRLRLAATPLFVVLVLVETTDLIFAVDSIPAIFAVTTDPFLVFTSIVFAILCLRSLYFLLAGVIDKFHYLKIGLSIVLVFIGLKMLATMVHVHVPIGVSLAVVAGVLAGSVVWSLLHPKEAEENCPVTHDVLEEGDEPPGPIFRSETDGIVDTRAERRAGTERRRDDADVRTPDEPPFEDRRAPAPRRRAQGGR encoded by the coding sequence TTGCACGGACACGTCCTGCCCTGGGTGGCGTTCATCGGCTTCGTGCTGGTGATGCTCGCCATCGACCTGGGCGTCTTCAACCGCAAGGCGCACGAGATCAAGCTCCACGAGGCGGCGCGCTGGAGCGTGATCACCGTGGTGCTGGCGATGCTCTTCGCCGCCGGGATCGCCACGCGCACCCTCCCCTGGGACATCGTGGGCGGCCACCGCGACGCGCTGGCGTTCGTCACCGGCTACATCATCGAGCTGGCGCTCTCGGTCGACAACATCTTCGTCTTCGTCCTCCTCTTCTCGTACTTCAAGGTCCCGCCCAAGTACCAGCACCGCGTGCTCTTCTGGGGCGTGCTGGGCGCGCTGGTGATGCGCGGCGCCATGATCGGGGCCGGGGCGCTGCTCATCGACCGCTTCCACTGGATCATCTACGTCTTCGGCGCCTTCCTGGTGTTCACCGGCATCCGGATGGCCACGCAGGACGAGATGGACATCGAGCCCGAGTCCAACCCGGCGCTCAAGCTGATCCGGCGCTTCCTCCCGGTGACGAACCAGTACCACGGCCAGCACTTCTTCACCCGCGAGAAGATCGGCGACCGCCTGCGCCTGGCCGCCACGCCGCTCTTCGTGGTGCTGGTGCTGGTGGAGACCACCGACCTGATCTTCGCCGTCGACTCGATCCCGGCGATCTTCGCGGTGACCACCGACCCGTTCCTGGTGTTCACCTCCATCGTCTTCGCCATCCTCTGCCTGCGCTCGCTGTACTTCCTGCTGGCCGGGGTGATCGACAAGTTCCACTACCTGAAGATCGGCCTCTCCATCGTGCTGGTCTTCATCGGCCTGAAGATGCTGGCCACCATGGTCCACGTGCACGTGCCGATCGGCGTGTCGCTGGCGGTGGTGGCGGGGGTGCTGGCCGGCTCGGTGGTGTGGTCGCTCCTGCACCCGAAGGAGGCCGAGGAGAACTGCCCGGTTACCCACGACGTGCTCGAGGAGGGCGACGAGCCGCCGGGCCCGATCTTCCGCTCCGAGACCGACGGCATCGTCGACACTCGCGCCGAGCGGCGCGCCGGGACCGAGCGCCGCCGCGACGACGCCGACGTCCGCACCCCGGACGAGCCCCCTTTTGAGGACCGCCGCGCGCCGGCCCCACGCCGCCGGGCCCAGGGCGGACGCTGA
- a CDS encoding GAF domain-containing sensor histidine kinase yields MPDGAPATQALNAPADADAAVLDRLARLACALTGARGALVLAFDGEATVVAGRSCDGVDPGAVVPLPGHLDEGGLYPAATLPLHDPGSGQLLGSLLLLDEGPREWGAGERAVLDDVAAVAAAELRWRRTERARRAAEVEHEASLERERQARGAAEAAEKRYAFLAEVSALLDASLDYHETFQKLARLAVPGLADYCLIDELEPDGGTRRIARAHVDPAKERLLLATTYNPPDADAGRRPVLQVVRSGLPVLVSDVTPEVLDMLAVDEEHRSRFQVIGLRSFMVAPLIARGRVLGTITLGATADSGRRYGAADLAHAEEVAKRAAIAIDNARLYGQAQQAIRAREAVLAVVSHDLRNPLASILLNATMVLDTKGLDPWVADSLEQVVDSVEQTNRLITDLLDVARMEENGGIPLDRAPVDARSLVASAVRLLAPIAAARGVSLEAEPGAPLPVLADSDRVVQVLSNLIGNAVKFTEPGGSVRVLAEPRGAEQWFAVADTGAGIDEEHLAHIFDRFWQVGRSDRRGVGLGLPIARGIVEGHGGRIWVESRRGEGTTVHFTLPAA; encoded by the coding sequence ATGCCCGACGGCGCTCCCGCCACCCAGGCGCTGAACGCACCCGCCGACGCCGACGCCGCGGTCCTGGACCGGCTGGCGCGCCTCGCCTGCGCGCTCACCGGCGCCCGCGGCGCGCTGGTGCTGGCGTTCGACGGCGAGGCCACCGTGGTGGCGGGGCGCTCGTGCGATGGCGTGGACCCCGGCGCCGTGGTCCCCCTCCCCGGGCACCTGGACGAGGGCGGGCTCTACCCCGCCGCCACGCTCCCCCTGCACGACCCCGGGAGCGGCCAGCTCCTGGGGAGCCTGCTGCTGCTGGACGAGGGCCCGCGCGAGTGGGGAGCCGGGGAGCGCGCCGTGCTGGACGACGTGGCCGCCGTGGCCGCCGCCGAGCTGCGCTGGCGCCGCACCGAGCGCGCCCGGCGCGCGGCCGAGGTGGAGCACGAGGCCAGCCTGGAGCGCGAGCGCCAGGCCCGCGGCGCCGCCGAGGCCGCCGAGAAGCGCTACGCCTTCCTGGCCGAGGTGAGCGCGCTGCTCGACGCCTCGCTCGACTACCACGAGACCTTTCAGAAGCTCGCCCGCCTGGCCGTCCCCGGGCTGGCCGACTACTGCCTGATCGACGAGCTGGAGCCCGACGGGGGGACGCGCCGCATCGCCCGCGCGCACGTGGACCCCGCGAAGGAGCGGCTGCTGCTGGCCACCACCTACAACCCGCCCGACGCCGACGCCGGCCGCCGCCCCGTGCTGCAGGTGGTGAGGAGCGGCCTGCCCGTGCTGGTCTCCGACGTCACCCCCGAGGTGCTCGACATGCTGGCGGTGGACGAGGAGCACCGCTCGCGCTTCCAGGTGATCGGGCTGCGCTCGTTCATGGTGGCCCCGCTCATCGCGCGCGGGCGGGTGCTGGGCACCATCACCCTGGGCGCCACCGCCGACTCGGGGCGGCGCTACGGGGCTGCCGACCTGGCCCACGCCGAGGAGGTGGCCAAGCGGGCCGCCATCGCCATCGACAACGCGCGGCTCTACGGGCAGGCGCAGCAGGCGATCCGCGCCCGCGAGGCGGTGCTGGCCGTGGTGTCGCACGACCTGCGCAACCCGCTCGCCTCGATCCTGCTGAACGCCACCATGGTGCTCGACACGAAGGGGCTCGACCCCTGGGTGGCCGACTCGCTGGAGCAGGTGGTCGACTCGGTGGAGCAGACCAACCGGCTCATCACCGACCTGCTCGACGTGGCGCGGATGGAGGAGAACGGCGGGATCCCGCTGGACCGCGCCCCCGTCGACGCGCGCAGCCTGGTGGCGAGCGCCGTGCGGCTGCTGGCCCCGATCGCCGCCGCGCGCGGGGTGTCGCTCGAGGCCGAGCCCGGCGCGCCGCTCCCCGTGCTGGCCGACTCGGACCGCGTGGTGCAGGTGCTCTCCAACCTGATCGGCAACGCGGTGAAGTTCACCGAGCCCGGCGGCTCGGTGCGCGTGCTGGCCGAGCCCCGCGGCGCCGAGCAGTGGTTCGCGGTGGCCGACACCGGCGCGGGAATCGACGAGGAGCACCTGGCGCACATCTTCGACCGCTTCTGGCAGGTGGGCCGCTCCGACCGCCGCGGCGTGGGGCTGGGGCTGCCGATCGCCCGCGGCATCGTGGAGGGCCACGGCGGCCGCATCTGGGTCGAGAGCCGCCGCGGCGAGGGAACCACGGTGCACTTCACCCTGCCGGCCGCGTAA
- a CDS encoding HD domain-containing protein, whose protein sequence is MEGGAIPFLLGDEAGDPALARRLGFVVEADRLKGVLRRTRLLDGSRQENSAEHSWHLALMAVVLADAAGAPVDLGRVLRMLLVHDVVEIDAGDTFCYDASANLDRAAREELAAARLFGLLPDPEGGELRALWEEFEAGRTADAAFAVALDRLQPLLLNFHAGGGSWREHGVTRAQVLARMAPIERGAPALWPFVVRTIDRACAAGFVAPDPPSAP, encoded by the coding sequence ATGGAGGGCGGCGCCATCCCCTTCCTCCTGGGCGACGAAGCCGGAGACCCTGCCCTGGCGCGCCGGCTGGGCTTCGTGGTCGAGGCCGACCGGCTCAAGGGGGTGCTGCGGCGCACGCGGCTCCTGGACGGCTCGCGGCAGGAGAACAGCGCCGAGCACTCCTGGCACCTGGCGCTCATGGCCGTGGTCCTGGCCGACGCCGCCGGCGCCCCCGTCGACCTGGGGCGGGTGCTGCGCATGCTGCTGGTGCACGACGTGGTGGAGATCGACGCCGGCGACACCTTCTGCTACGACGCGTCCGCCAACCTGGACCGCGCCGCGCGCGAAGAGCTGGCCGCGGCCCGCCTCTTCGGCCTGCTGCCCGACCCCGAAGGCGGCGAGCTGCGCGCCCTGTGGGAGGAGTTCGAGGCGGGCCGGACGGCCGACGCCGCCTTCGCCGTGGCGCTCGACCGCCTGCAGCCGCTCCTGCTCAACTTCCACGCGGGCGGCGGCAGCTGGCGCGAGCACGGCGTCACCCGCGCCCAGGTGCTGGCGCGCATGGCGCCGATCGAGCGCGGCGCCCCCGCCCTCTGGCCCTTCGTGGTGCGCACCATCGACCGCGCCTGCGCCGCCGGCTTCGTCGCCCCCGACCCGCCCAGCGCCCCGTAG
- a CDS encoding acyl-CoA thioesterase, translating to MPPNDTDLPPPKPPRESLSVLAESMMPDQLNHHGNVFGGEILALVDKCGGVVARRHARLPVVTVAIDRVEFREPIYATDYVEAKGRIVYAGRTSMDVLVTVEAEQVETGVRRLTNRCMLTYVALDRLNGRPAPVPPLLLETDEERRLHALAERRRERRKAEAADEREEW from the coding sequence ATGCCGCCGAACGACACCGACCTCCCCCCGCCGAAGCCGCCGCGCGAGTCGCTCTCCGTGCTCGCCGAGAGCATGATGCCCGACCAGCTCAACCACCACGGCAACGTGTTCGGCGGCGAGATCCTGGCGCTGGTGGACAAGTGCGGCGGCGTGGTGGCGCGGCGGCACGCGCGGCTCCCCGTGGTCACCGTGGCCATCGACCGCGTGGAGTTCCGCGAGCCGATCTACGCCACCGACTACGTCGAGGCGAAGGGGCGCATCGTCTACGCGGGCCGCACCTCCATGGACGTGCTGGTGACCGTCGAGGCCGAGCAGGTGGAGACCGGAGTCCGCCGCCTCACCAACCGCTGCATGCTCACCTACGTGGCGCTCGACCGGCTGAACGGCCGCCCCGCGCCCGTCCCCCCGCTCCTGCTGGAGACCGACGAGGAGCGGCGGCTGCACGCCCTGGCCGAGCGCCGCCGCGAGCGCCGCAAGGCCGAGGCGGCCGACGAGCGGGAGGAGTGGTAG
- a CDS encoding TonB family protein gives MSGLERLLIGRTLDGRYAIEELIGQGRGGSVYRARHTRLGSLLAVKVLASPRNPEARERFRRLFRHEAALAAGVRHPGLPLVIGSGTDAELDVDFFVTELLEGEKLSCVLAQRGKPPAALALRLLSEAAAGAGAAHGAGLVHRDLRPANLYLVRSPAERHVRARVVGFGVPQLASRATLASADAALVGYAPPELFAGGRLTPAGDVFSLGAIGYELLAGRVPFDEAGRRALAEGRPVPLAPPAEPGAAVPAHVIEAILCALRPNPDERFADAAAFQIALDTVPAASSLPVPAIGVPGGAADAEPAAPDSGEKREEAAPAEVKELLARIDSEVVAAEADGALEPPVAEIPPPSAAEVGAALAEFDAEVETAPVTAAEPVTEAEPAGAAAGPALAAEADSAGVEAESPTVAEAEPADITVTVTVTEAEPAVAGVESIVSEAGTGIIEAESTVVEPAPKPFTPPPPPADLLRAASLAPPRRGGQRDGAPSHPPTAKPKPGGGRAGKAAAAPVEPVGAFATEREIAPPDALVPQPPIEVLAAQVTSGAPRDVRPEPASPAPAAPVAALPSPARRRRVLVAPSERSAKRPPVLVGLVVAVLLVGAAGGLAMFRRGASDARAASPEAVNQLAAGTAAAPVAGQPADARVQASIQAIAEQPEEPQEEAAKQKTPEELAAEARRAQQEAALQQQAQQAAATAQATPAQQPPAPQPAPAAPAPVQPQPQLAAAPPPPAPEPTIAPAESRRAAPAIYDADAVEQQPALVNGPEVGRLLRERYPMQMLRNRIEGRVTATFVVREDGSVDPSSVRVVSSANAAFNNATAGVLRRARFSPARVNGQPVKSQVTMPVVWAIDR, from the coding sequence ATGAGCGGCCTGGAACGACTGCTGATCGGGCGCACCCTGGACGGCCGGTACGCCATCGAGGAGCTGATCGGGCAGGGCAGGGGCGGGTCCGTGTACCGGGCGCGCCACACCCGCCTGGGGTCCCTGCTGGCGGTGAAGGTGCTGGCCTCGCCGCGCAACCCCGAGGCGCGCGAGCGCTTCCGCCGGCTCTTCCGCCACGAGGCGGCGCTGGCCGCGGGGGTGCGGCACCCGGGCCTTCCCCTGGTGATCGGCTCGGGCACCGACGCCGAGCTGGACGTGGACTTCTTCGTCACCGAGCTGCTGGAGGGCGAGAAGCTCTCGTGCGTGCTGGCGCAGCGGGGGAAGCCGCCCGCGGCGCTGGCGCTCAGGCTGCTGAGCGAGGCCGCGGCGGGGGCGGGGGCCGCGCACGGGGCGGGGCTGGTGCACCGCGACCTGCGGCCGGCCAACCTGTACCTGGTGCGCTCCCCGGCGGAGCGGCACGTGCGGGCGCGGGTGGTGGGCTTCGGCGTGCCGCAGCTGGCCTCGCGCGCCACGCTCGCGTCGGCGGACGCGGCGCTGGTGGGGTACGCGCCGCCGGAGCTGTTCGCGGGCGGGCGCCTGACGCCGGCCGGCGACGTGTTCAGCCTGGGGGCCATCGGCTACGAGCTGCTCGCGGGCCGGGTGCCCTTCGACGAGGCGGGGCGCCGCGCGCTGGCGGAGGGCCGGCCGGTGCCGCTGGCTCCCCCGGCGGAGCCGGGCGCCGCCGTCCCCGCGCACGTGATCGAGGCGATCCTGTGCGCGCTCCGCCCCAACCCCGACGAGCGCTTCGCGGACGCGGCGGCGTTCCAGATCGCGCTCGACACGGTCCCCGCCGCATCGTCCCTCCCCGTTCCGGCGATCGGGGTCCCGGGCGGCGCGGCCGACGCGGAGCCGGCGGCGCCGGACTCCGGGGAGAAGCGGGAGGAAGCCGCGCCCGCCGAGGTCAAGGAGCTGCTCGCCAGGATCGACTCGGAGGTGGTGGCGGCGGAGGCGGACGGGGCCCTGGAGCCGCCGGTCGCCGAGATCCCGCCCCCGTCGGCAGCCGAGGTGGGGGCAGCGCTCGCGGAGTTCGATGCCGAGGTGGAGACGGCGCCCGTCACCGCGGCCGAGCCCGTCACCGAGGCGGAGCCGGCCGGCGCCGCAGCCGGGCCCGCTCTTGCCGCCGAGGCGGATTCGGCGGGCGTCGAGGCGGAGTCCCCCACCGTCGCCGAAGCCGAACCGGCCGACATCACCGTGACCGTCACCGTCACGGAGGCCGAGCCGGCGGTCGCCGGGGTGGAGTCCATCGTCTCCGAGGCCGGGACGGGCATCATCGAGGCGGAGTCCACCGTCGTGGAGCCCGCGCCGAAGCCGTTCACCCCGCCGCCGCCGCCCGCCGACCTGCTCCGCGCCGCCTCCCTGGCACCACCGCGGCGAGGCGGCCAGCGCGACGGTGCCCCGTCCCATCCGCCGACGGCGAAGCCGAAGCCCGGGGGCGGCCGGGCCGGGAAGGCCGCGGCGGCCCCGGTCGAGCCGGTCGGCGCGTTCGCCACGGAGCGGGAGATCGCTCCGCCCGACGCGCTCGTTCCGCAGCCGCCGATCGAGGTCCTCGCCGCGCAGGTCACGTCGGGCGCGCCGAGGGATGTGCGTCCGGAGCCGGCCTCGCCCGCGCCCGCCGCGCCGGTGGCGGCCCTGCCGTCCCCCGCTCGCCGGCGGCGGGTGCTCGTGGCGCCGTCCGAGCGTTCGGCGAAGCGCCCGCCGGTGCTGGTCGGCCTCGTGGTCGCTGTCCTGCTGGTCGGCGCGGCCGGCGGGCTCGCGATGTTCCGCAGGGGAGCCAGCGATGCCAGGGCCGCATCACCCGAGGCCGTGAACCAGCTCGCCGCCGGGACCGCGGCCGCGCCCGTCGCCGGCCAGCCGGCGGACGCCCGGGTCCAGGCCTCAATCCAGGCCATCGCCGAGCAGCCGGAAGAGCCCCAGGAGGAAGCGGCGAAGCAGAAGACGCCGGAGGAGCTCGCCGCCGAGGCCCGCCGGGCGCAGCAGGAGGCCGCGCTCCAGCAGCAGGCGCAGCAGGCCGCCGCGACGGCGCAGGCGACGCCCGCGCAGCAGCCGCCGGCCCCGCAGCCCGCGCCGGCGGCGCCCGCGCCGGTGCAGCCCCAGCCCCAGCTCGCCGCCGCGCCGCCTCCGCCGGCGCCCGAGCCGACCATCGCGCCCGCCGAGTCGCGGCGCGCGGCGCCGGCCATCTACGACGCCGACGCGGTGGAGCAGCAGCCGGCGCTGGTCAACGGCCCCGAGGTGGGGCGCCTGCTGCGGGAGCGCTACCCGATGCAGATGCTGCGCAACCGCATCGAGGGGCGCGTGACGGCCACCTTCGTGGTGCGCGAGGACGGCAGCGTCGACCCCTCCAGCGTGCGCGTGGTGAGCTCGGCGAACGCGGCGTTCAACAACGCCACCGCCGGCGTGCTGCGCCGCGCCCGCTTCAGTCCCGCGCGCGTCAACGGCCAGCCGGTGAAGTCGCAGGTCACCATGCCCGTCGTCTGGGCCATCGACAGGTGA
- a CDS encoding type II toxin-antitoxin system VapB family antitoxin: MPRSALRGNVPRDAAEKPAIRRKNLNIDQNKLDRAVKILGAHSETEAVDRALDLLVFREDLLEGIRRIGGTGGVENFFDEHL; encoded by the coding sequence ATGCCCAGGTCCGCCCTGCGCGGTAACGTCCCGCGAGATGCCGCTGAAAAGCCTGCGATTCGCCGGAAGAACTTGAATATCGACCAGAACAAGCTGGACCGCGCGGTCAAGATTCTCGGTGCCCACTCCGAGACGGAGGCCGTAGACCGTGCGCTGGACCTTCTGGTGTTCCGGGAGGATCTCCTAGAGGGAATTCGTCGAATCGGAGGCACGGGCGGCGTCGAGAACTTCTTCGACGAGCACCTCTGA
- a CDS encoding type II toxin-antitoxin system VapC family toxin: MRKFALDTNLYVRSIRNPADAGDLGRFYSAFAPSLYLSSIVLHELLIGADGELKVKQIHRDIAGPFDRTGRIFAPSHRSWVAAGEALAKLASTGDLDRRALPRSFINDVLLAASCREAGITLVTDNGRDFMRIARVLPCEFVEPWPRSLSQD, encoded by the coding sequence GTGCGAAAGTTCGCGCTCGACACGAACCTCTACGTCCGGAGCATCCGAAATCCTGCCGATGCCGGGGACCTGGGGCGCTTCTACTCCGCCTTCGCCCCCTCCCTCTATCTCAGTTCCATCGTCCTCCACGAACTCCTCATCGGCGCAGATGGGGAGTTGAAGGTCAAGCAGATCCACAGGGACATTGCGGGTCCGTTCGACCGCACCGGGCGGATCTTCGCCCCTTCTCATCGGTCATGGGTCGCGGCAGGGGAAGCGCTCGCGAAGCTGGCCTCCACGGGTGATCTGGACCGCCGGGCGCTTCCCCGTTCCTTCATCAACGACGTGCTGCTTGCTGCTTCGTGTAGAGAAGCGGGAATCACGCTGGTCACCGACAACGGTCGCGATTTTATGCGGATCGCGCGCGTGCTTCCATGCGAGTTCGTCGAGCCTTGGCCACGAAGTCTTTCCCAAGATTAA
- a CDS encoding response regulator produces the protein MLVEDDPDHRTIYRTMLQASGYEVVEALEGGEAVRMATDHPPDLILMDLGVPGIDGLEATRRLKREPRTSKVPVVALTALVLPQTRDEARAAGCAAYLAKPVEPRVVVEVVRRLAGPADAA, from the coding sequence ATGCTCGTGGAGGACGATCCCGACCACCGGACCATCTACCGGACCATGCTGCAGGCGTCCGGCTACGAGGTGGTGGAGGCGCTGGAAGGCGGCGAGGCGGTGCGCATGGCCACCGACCATCCCCCGGACCTGATCCTGATGGACCTGGGCGTTCCCGGGATCGACGGGCTGGAAGCCACGCGGCGGCTCAAGCGCGAGCCGCGCACCTCGAAGGTCCCGGTGGTGGCGCTGACCGCGCTGGTGCTCCCCCAGACCCGCGACGAGGCGCGCGCCGCCGGGTGCGCCGCCTACCTGGCCAAGCCGGTGGAGCCGCGGGTGGTGGTGGAGGTGGTGCGGCGGCTGGCGGGTCCCGCCGACGCGGCGTAG